The Brassica oleracea var. oleracea cultivar TO1000 chromosome C6, BOL, whole genome shotgun sequence genome includes a region encoding these proteins:
- the LOC106299856 gene encoding probable LRR receptor-like serine/threonine-protein kinase At1g56140 isoform X1, with protein MGRQYIAVAVWLVSMTCLFNAVRAQNGTRATTDPDEARALNKIFETWKITATEAWNNSGELCSGAAIEDSVSIDNLFYNPLIKCDCSFVDSTICRIIALRARGMNVTGPIPQELWSLVYISNLNLNQNFLSGSLSPGIGNLTRMQWMTFGANALSGPLPKEIGLLTDLRSLAIDMNNFSGSLPPEIGNCTRLVKIYIGSSGLTGELPSSFLNFVNLEEAWINDIQLTGPIPAFIGNWTSLTTLRILGTNLSGPIPSTFANLVSLTELRLGEISNSRSSLQFIRNMKSLSVLVLRNNNLTGTIPSNIADYLQLRQLDLSFNNLTGQIPPSLFNSSQLTHLFLGNNKLSGSLPIQKSSSLSNLDVSYNDLTGNLPSWVRLPNLQLNLIANHFTVGGSDRRVFPGLDCLQKSFPCNRGKGVYFNFSVNCGGPDIRSSIGALYEKDEGELGPASSFLSKKQRWAVSNVGLFTGSNSNQYRALSDTPFANTSDSELFQSARLSASSLRYYGLGLENGGYSVTLQFGEIQIQGSGTWTSLGRRLFDIYVQGKLVEKDFDVHRTANGSTSRVIQRVYKANVSENYVEIHLFWAGKGTCCIPAQGTYGPLVSAISATPDFIPTVANKLPPESKKKIGIIAGAIVGAGMISILVIAIILIIRRKRKRAADEEVLHSLDIRPYTFSYSELRAATQDFNPSNKLGEGGFGPVFKGKLNDGREIAVKQLSVASRQGKGQFVAEIATISAVQHRNLVKLYGCCIEGTQRMLVFEYLSNQSLDQALFEENSLQLGWSDRLEICLGVAKGLAYMHEESSPRIVHRDVKASNILLDSDLIPKLSDFGLAKLYDDKKTHISTRVAGTIGYLSPEYVMLGHLTEKTDVFAFGIVALEIVSGRPNSSPEMDDEKHYLLEWAWSLHQENRDMEVVDAGLTGYDEEEVKRVIGVAFLCTQTDHAVRPAMSRVVGMLTGNVEITEANAKPGYVSERTFENAMSFMSGGSTSSSLVLPPDTPKNPSK; from the exons ATGGGGAGGCAGTATATCGCAGTCGCAGTTTGGTTGGTGTCCATGACTTGTTTATTTAATGCGGTTCGAGCACAGAACGGAACCAGAGCTACTACTGATCCCGACGAAG CTCGGGCTCTGAACAAGATCTTCGAGACGTGGAAGATAACGGCGACGGAAGCATGGAACAACAGCGGCGAACTCTGCAGCGGAGCAGCCATCGAGGACAGCGTCAGCATCGACAACTTGTTCTACAACCCTCTCATAAAATGCGACTGTTCCTTTGTCGACTCCACCATCTGCCGCATCATCGCTCT GAGGGCACGTGGGATGAATGTTACCGGACCTATTCCTCAAGAGCTTTGGAGTCTCGTTTACATCTCTAATCT GAACCTTAATCAGAATTTCTTGAGTGGCTCCTTGTCTCCTGGCATTGGTAATCTGACTCGCATGCAGTGGAT GACTTTTGGGGCCAATGCTTTGTCCGGTCCACTCCCCAAGGAAATAGGATTGCTCACTGATTTAAGATCTCT CGCTATTGATATGAATAATTTCTCCGGTTCTCTACCACCAGAGATTGGAAATTGCACCAGGCTTGTCAAAAT ATACATTGGAAGTTCAGGACTTACTGGTGAACTTCCTTCATCATTTCTTAATTTTGTCAACTTGGAAGAAGC TTGGATTAATGATATCCAACTTACAGGTCCCATACCTGCCTTCATAGGAAATTGGACCAGTCTTACTACTCT GAGAATTCTGGGGACTAATTTGAGTGGTCCAATTCCATCTACATTTGCCAACTTAGTTTCGTTGACAGAACT GAGACTAGGTGAAATATCCAACAGCCGTTCTTCTCTTCAATTCATCCGCAACATGAAATCTCTAAGTGTCCT GGTATTACGGAACAATAATCTTACAGGCACAATACCTTCCAATATTGCAGATTACTTGCAACTGCGACAACT TGATTTGAGTTTCAACAACCTAACTGGGCAGATTCCACCTTCGCTTTTCAACTCAAGCCAACTTACTCACTT GTTTCTGGGAAATAACAAGTTGAGCGGTTCCTTACCCATTCAAAAGAGTTCCTCTCTTAGTAATCT AGATGTTTCATACAATGATTTGACAGGAAATCTTCCTTCTTGGGTTCGCCTACCAAACTTGCAACT TAACCTGATTGCGAACCACTTTACAGTAGGAGGGTCTGACAGAAG GGTTTTCCCCGGACTGGACTGCCTCCAGAAGAGTTTCCCCTGCAATCGAGGAAAAGGCGTAT ATTTCAACTTTTCTGTCAACTGTGGAGGCCCGGATATCAGGTCCAGTATTGGAGCTTTGTATGAGAAAGACGAGGGGGAGCTTGGACCAGCTTCATCTTTCTTAAGTAAAAAACAGAGATGGGCAGTCAGCAATGTAGGACTATTTACTGGGAGTAACAGCAATCAATACCGAGCTCTTTCAGACACACCATTTGCAAACACTTCTGACTCAGAGCTTTTCCAATCAGCGAGGCTCTCTGCATCTTCTCTAAGGTATTACGGACTGGGGCTAGAAAATGGAGGCTATAGTGTAACACTTCAGTTTGGTGAAATACAAATACAAGGTTCTGGTACCTGGACAAGTCTTGGAAGGCGACTTTTCGATATATATGTCCAG GGAAAACTTGTTGAAAAGGATTTTGATGTGCATAGAACAGCTAACGGTTCTACTTCCCGGGTGATTCAAAGAGTTTATAAAGCAAATGTATCTGAAAATTACGTTGAAATTCATCTTTTCTGGGCTGGAAAAGGGACATGTTGTATTCCTGCTCAAGGGACATATGGGCCGTTAGTCTCTGCTATCAGTGCAACGCCAG ATTTCATACCTACTGTAGCTAATAAGTTGCCCCCCGAATCCAAGAAAAAAATTGGTATAATTGCAGGGGCCATTGTAGGAGCAGGAATGATAAGTATCTTGGTGATTGCCATCATCTTAATCATCCGTCGGAAAAGAAAAAGGGCGGCTGATGAAGAAG TGCTACACAGCCTGGACATAAGACCCTACACCTTTAGTTACTCAGAACTCAGAGCTGCAACTCAAGATTTTAATCCTTCCAACAAGCTTGGGGAGGGAGGATTTGGACCTGTTTTTAAG GGGAAACTGAACGATGGAAGAGAGATTGCCGTGAAGCAGTTGTCAGTTGCATCGAGGCAAGGCAAGGGTCAATTTGTTGCGGAGATTGCCACTATATCAGCTGTTCAGCATCGCAACCTTGTAAAACTGTACGGATGCTGCATCGAGGGGACCCAGCGTATGCTTGTGTTTGAATACCTCTCAAACCAGAGTCTAGATCAAGCTCTGTTCG AGGAAAATAGCTTGCAACTTGGTTGGTCAGACCGTTTGGAGATATGCTTAGGAGTAGCAAAAGGTTTGGCATATATGCATGAGGAGTCAAGTCCTCGTATAGTGCACAGGGATGTGAAGGCAAGCAATATTCTGCTGGACTCGGACCTGATACCAAAACTCTCTGACTTTGGATTGGCCAAACTATATGATGATAAGAAGACGCACATAAGTACCCGAGTTGCAGGGACCAT AGGGTATCTGTCACCGGAATACGTGATGCTTGGACATCTGACGGAGAAGACGGATGTGTTTGCCTTTGGTATAGTGGCTCTGGAAATTGTAAGCGGAAGGCCCAACTCCTCTCCAGAAATGGATGACGAGAAACACTACCTTCTCGAATGGGCATGGAGCCTACACCAAGAGAATCGTGATATGGAAGTGGTAGATGCGGGTCTAACAGGATATGACGAGGAAGAAGTGAAACGTGTAATAGGGGTAGCCTTCTTGTGCACACAGACAGATCACGCAGTACGGCCAGCAATGTCCCGAGTGGTAGGCATGTTGACGGGGAATGTGGAGATAACGGAAGCCAATGCGAAGCCAGGATACGTCTCTGAGAGAACATTCGAGAACGCAATGAGCTTCATGAGTGGTGGTTCAACGAGCTCGAGCTTGGTATTGCCCCCTGACACTCCAAAGAATCCTTCCAAGTAG
- the LOC106299856 gene encoding probable LRR receptor-like serine/threonine-protein kinase At1g56140 isoform X2, translated as MGRQYIAVAVWLVSMTCLFNAVRAQNGTRATTDPDEARALNKIFETWKITATEAWNNSGELCSGAAIEDSVSIDNLFYNPLIKCDCSFVDSTICRIIALRARGMNVTGPIPQELWSLVYISNLNLNQNFLSGSLSPGIGNLTRMQWMTFGANALSGPLPKEIGLLTDLRSLAIDMNNFSGSLPPEIGNCTRLVKIYIGSSGLTGELPSSFLNFVNLEEAWINDIQLTGPIPAFIGNWTSLTTLRILGTNLSGPIPSTFANLVSLTELRLGEISNSRSSLQFIRNMKSLSVLVLRNNNLTGTIPSNIADYLQLRQLDLSFNNLTGQIPPSLFNSSQLTHLFLGNNKLSGSLPIQKSSSLSNLDVSYNDLTGNLPSWVRLPNLQLNLIANHFTVGGSDRRVFPGLDCLQKSFPCNRGKGVYFNFSVNCGGPDIRSSIGALYEKDEGELGPASSFLSKKQRWAVSNVGLFTGSNSNQYRALSDTPFANTSDSELFQSARLSASSLRYYGLGLENGGYSVTLQFGEIQIQGSGTWTSLGRRLFDIYVQGKLVEKDFDVHRTANGSTSRVIQRVYKANVSENYVEIHLFWAGKGTCCIPAQGTYGPLVSAISATPDFIPTVANKLPPESKKKIGIIAGAIVGAGMISILVIAIILIIRRKRKRAADEEVLHSLDIRPYTFSYSELRAATQDFNPSNKLGEGGFGPVFKGKLNDGREIAVKQLSVASRQGKGQFVAEIATISAVQHRNLVKLYGCCIEGTQRMLVFEYLSNQSLDQALFGMQIRGK; from the exons ATGGGGAGGCAGTATATCGCAGTCGCAGTTTGGTTGGTGTCCATGACTTGTTTATTTAATGCGGTTCGAGCACAGAACGGAACCAGAGCTACTACTGATCCCGACGAAG CTCGGGCTCTGAACAAGATCTTCGAGACGTGGAAGATAACGGCGACGGAAGCATGGAACAACAGCGGCGAACTCTGCAGCGGAGCAGCCATCGAGGACAGCGTCAGCATCGACAACTTGTTCTACAACCCTCTCATAAAATGCGACTGTTCCTTTGTCGACTCCACCATCTGCCGCATCATCGCTCT GAGGGCACGTGGGATGAATGTTACCGGACCTATTCCTCAAGAGCTTTGGAGTCTCGTTTACATCTCTAATCT GAACCTTAATCAGAATTTCTTGAGTGGCTCCTTGTCTCCTGGCATTGGTAATCTGACTCGCATGCAGTGGAT GACTTTTGGGGCCAATGCTTTGTCCGGTCCACTCCCCAAGGAAATAGGATTGCTCACTGATTTAAGATCTCT CGCTATTGATATGAATAATTTCTCCGGTTCTCTACCACCAGAGATTGGAAATTGCACCAGGCTTGTCAAAAT ATACATTGGAAGTTCAGGACTTACTGGTGAACTTCCTTCATCATTTCTTAATTTTGTCAACTTGGAAGAAGC TTGGATTAATGATATCCAACTTACAGGTCCCATACCTGCCTTCATAGGAAATTGGACCAGTCTTACTACTCT GAGAATTCTGGGGACTAATTTGAGTGGTCCAATTCCATCTACATTTGCCAACTTAGTTTCGTTGACAGAACT GAGACTAGGTGAAATATCCAACAGCCGTTCTTCTCTTCAATTCATCCGCAACATGAAATCTCTAAGTGTCCT GGTATTACGGAACAATAATCTTACAGGCACAATACCTTCCAATATTGCAGATTACTTGCAACTGCGACAACT TGATTTGAGTTTCAACAACCTAACTGGGCAGATTCCACCTTCGCTTTTCAACTCAAGCCAACTTACTCACTT GTTTCTGGGAAATAACAAGTTGAGCGGTTCCTTACCCATTCAAAAGAGTTCCTCTCTTAGTAATCT AGATGTTTCATACAATGATTTGACAGGAAATCTTCCTTCTTGGGTTCGCCTACCAAACTTGCAACT TAACCTGATTGCGAACCACTTTACAGTAGGAGGGTCTGACAGAAG GGTTTTCCCCGGACTGGACTGCCTCCAGAAGAGTTTCCCCTGCAATCGAGGAAAAGGCGTAT ATTTCAACTTTTCTGTCAACTGTGGAGGCCCGGATATCAGGTCCAGTATTGGAGCTTTGTATGAGAAAGACGAGGGGGAGCTTGGACCAGCTTCATCTTTCTTAAGTAAAAAACAGAGATGGGCAGTCAGCAATGTAGGACTATTTACTGGGAGTAACAGCAATCAATACCGAGCTCTTTCAGACACACCATTTGCAAACACTTCTGACTCAGAGCTTTTCCAATCAGCGAGGCTCTCTGCATCTTCTCTAAGGTATTACGGACTGGGGCTAGAAAATGGAGGCTATAGTGTAACACTTCAGTTTGGTGAAATACAAATACAAGGTTCTGGTACCTGGACAAGTCTTGGAAGGCGACTTTTCGATATATATGTCCAG GGAAAACTTGTTGAAAAGGATTTTGATGTGCATAGAACAGCTAACGGTTCTACTTCCCGGGTGATTCAAAGAGTTTATAAAGCAAATGTATCTGAAAATTACGTTGAAATTCATCTTTTCTGGGCTGGAAAAGGGACATGTTGTATTCCTGCTCAAGGGACATATGGGCCGTTAGTCTCTGCTATCAGTGCAACGCCAG ATTTCATACCTACTGTAGCTAATAAGTTGCCCCCCGAATCCAAGAAAAAAATTGGTATAATTGCAGGGGCCATTGTAGGAGCAGGAATGATAAGTATCTTGGTGATTGCCATCATCTTAATCATCCGTCGGAAAAGAAAAAGGGCGGCTGATGAAGAAG TGCTACACAGCCTGGACATAAGACCCTACACCTTTAGTTACTCAGAACTCAGAGCTGCAACTCAAGATTTTAATCCTTCCAACAAGCTTGGGGAGGGAGGATTTGGACCTGTTTTTAAG GGGAAACTGAACGATGGAAGAGAGATTGCCGTGAAGCAGTTGTCAGTTGCATCGAGGCAAGGCAAGGGTCAATTTGTTGCGGAGATTGCCACTATATCAGCTGTTCAGCATCGCAACCTTGTAAAACTGTACGGATGCTGCATCGAGGGGACCCAGCGTATGCTTGTGTTTGAATACCTCTCAAACCAGAGTCTAGATCAAGCTCTGTTCGGTATGCAAATAAG AGGAAAATAG